In the genome of Xyrauchen texanus isolate HMW12.3.18 chromosome 33, RBS_HiC_50CHRs, whole genome shotgun sequence, one region contains:
- the gngt2b gene encoding guanine nucleotide-binding protein G(I)/G(S)/G(O) subunit gamma-T2b yields the protein MARDMSDKDILKMELDQLKVEVNTPRKAISATAPEIIAYVEEMSAEDPLIKGVPEDKNPFKEKGGCIIT from the exons ATGGCTCGGGACATGTCAGATAAAGACATCCTAAAGATGGAGCTGGACCAGCTGAAAGTAGAAGTGAACACTCCCAGAAAAGCG atatCAGCAACAGCCCCAGAGATCATTGCTTATGTTGAGGAGATGTCTGCTGAAGATCCTCTGATCAAGGGCGTCCCAGAGGACAAGAACCCATTCAAGGAGAAGGGTGGCTGCATTATTACGTAG